Proteins encoded in a region of the Microbacterium neungamense genome:
- a CDS encoding NAD-dependent succinate-semialdehyde dehydrogenase → MSTALASTEQDLLSRVPTGLFIGGEWIDAEEGRTFDVHDPSTGAVIRSIADATPADGIRALDAAVAAQEAWAATAPRTRSDILRRAFDLVQERKEDLALLMTLEMGKPLAEARGEVIYGGEFLRWFSEEAVRITGRYGLNPEGTGRMVVSQRPVGPSFFITPWNFPFAMATRKIAPALAAGCTVVIKPPALTPLTTMYFTTLLEEAGLPAGVVNVVQTSRSSALSGPIIADPRLRKLSFTGSTEVGRKLISQAAEGVLRVSMELGGNAPFVVFEDADLDKAVDGALAAKFRNIGQACTAANRFIVHKDVAEEFARKVTERVQAMKVGRGTEEGVAIGPLIDADAVAKASELVGDAVERGATLLTGGKALEGEGTFYQPTVLTDVVAGSAILREEIFGPVLAIATFTDEAEAVRLANDTEYGLVSYVYTEDLARGHRMIDALETGMMGLNVGVVSNAAAPFGGVKQSGIGREGGFEGIHEYLSTKYTLIPNS, encoded by the coding sequence ATGAGCACTGCACTTGCATCGACTGAACAGGACCTCCTCAGCCGCGTGCCCACCGGCCTCTTCATCGGAGGGGAGTGGATCGACGCCGAGGAGGGGCGCACCTTCGACGTGCACGACCCGTCGACCGGCGCCGTGATCCGTTCCATCGCCGACGCCACCCCGGCCGACGGCATCCGCGCCCTCGACGCCGCCGTGGCCGCGCAGGAGGCGTGGGCGGCGACCGCCCCCCGCACCCGCAGCGACATCCTGCGTCGCGCCTTCGACCTGGTGCAGGAGCGCAAGGAGGACCTGGCGCTGCTGATGACGCTGGAGATGGGCAAGCCGCTCGCCGAGGCGCGCGGCGAGGTCATCTACGGCGGCGAGTTCCTGCGCTGGTTCAGCGAGGAGGCGGTCCGGATCACCGGTCGTTACGGCCTGAACCCGGAGGGCACCGGCCGGATGGTCGTCTCGCAGCGACCGGTCGGCCCGTCGTTCTTCATCACGCCGTGGAACTTCCCGTTCGCGATGGCCACCCGCAAGATCGCGCCGGCCCTCGCCGCCGGATGCACGGTCGTCATCAAGCCCCCGGCGCTGACCCCGCTGACCACGATGTACTTCACCACGCTGCTGGAGGAGGCGGGCCTGCCCGCCGGCGTCGTGAACGTGGTGCAGACCTCGCGCTCCAGCGCGCTGTCCGGCCCGATCATCGCCGACCCGCGCCTGCGCAAGCTGTCGTTCACCGGCTCCACCGAGGTGGGCCGCAAGCTCATCTCGCAGGCCGCCGAGGGCGTGCTGCGGGTGTCGATGGAGCTCGGCGGCAACGCCCCGTTCGTCGTGTTCGAGGACGCCGACCTGGACAAGGCCGTGGACGGCGCCCTCGCGGCGAAGTTCCGCAACATCGGCCAGGCGTGCACCGCGGCGAACCGCTTCATCGTGCACAAGGACGTCGCCGAGGAGTTCGCGCGCAAGGTCACCGAGCGCGTGCAGGCGATGAAGGTCGGCCGCGGCACCGAGGAGGGCGTCGCCATCGGCCCGCTCATCGACGCGGATGCCGTCGCCAAGGCGTCCGAGCTGGTCGGCGACGCCGTCGAGCGCGGGGCGACCCTGCTCACCGGCGGCAAGGCGCTCGAGGGCGAGGGCACCTTCTACCAGCCCACCGTGCTCACCGACGTGGTCGCCGGCAGCGCGATCCTGCGCGAGGAGATCTTCGGCCCGGTGCTGGCGATCGCCACGTTCACCGACGAGGCCGAGGCCGTGCGCCTGGCGAACGACACCGAGTACGGGCTGGTCTCGTACGTCTACACCGAGGACCTCGCCCGCGGTCACCGCATGATCGACGCGCTGGAGACCGGCATGATGGGTCTCAACGTGGGCGTCGTGTCCAACGCGGCCGCGCCGTTCGGCGGCGTCAAGCAGTCCGGCATCGGCCGCGAGGGCGGGTTCGAGGGAATCCACGAGTACCTGTCCACCAAGTACACGCTCATCCCCAACAGCTGA